Sequence from the Clostridium saccharobutylicum DSM 13864 genome:
TTAGGTGATGGTACTCTATTTGCATATACTAGTCCATTTCCTGAAAAATTATAATCTGTTGGACGGTCAGTAAAATCTCCTCCATAAGATAAAACTTCTTTTCCACTTGGTGCTTTTCTATAAAGTGCTTGATCACAATAATCCCAAATAAATCCACCTTGATACATTAGATATTTATCTTCTAGTTCTGTATATTTCATCATTCCACCAGTAGAATTCCCCATTGAATGCATATATTCACAACTAATGTATGGTTTCTTTGGATCATTGCTAAGGTATTCTTCTATTTCAACTGCCTTAGCATACATTCTACTCTCCATGTCACTTGTTTTTTCATATTCTCTATTCCAAAATATTCCTTCATAATGAACTAAACGAGAAGGATCTTTCTTTCTAAAATATTCTGACATTTGGAATATATCTTCTCCTCCGTAAGATTCATTACCACATGACCAAATAAGAACAGATGGATGATTTTTATCACGTTCGACCATTGAATTTGCACGGTCTAATACTACTGACTGCCATTCTGGAAGACTTCCTGGTACATTCCACTCTGGATCACACTTGCCCATCTTTTGCCAAGAGCCATGACTTTCTAAATTAGTTTCATCTATTAAATAAATTCCATATTCATCACAAAGTCTATACCATAAGCTTTGATTTGGATAATGTGATGTTCTGACTGCATTAATATTATTTTGTTTTATAAATTTAATATCCCACAACATGTCCTCTTTTGTAATAGAACGTCCACGTCTTGCACTAAATTCATGACGATTAACACCCTTAAACACTATTCTTTTTCCGTTAAGACACATTATTTTATCTTTCATTTCAAACTGTCTAAAACCTATCTTTTGCATAACTACTTCAACTAAACTATTATCGTGTTTATGAACTAAAATATACATAGTATACAAGTTAGGTTCTTCTGCACTCCACAACTTAACATTGTTAACATCAAAAGATAAAGTTAACTCATTAGCAAATAAAATTTCTCCCATTTTATCTTTTAAATATCCCTGTGCAACTTTATTTCCATCTGAATCTTCTAAATAGGCTTCTATTTTAGAATTTTCATTTCCTATCATTTTAAGGTCTACATTAAGTTTTCCATTTGTAAAATTATCAAACAAATCTGTCTTTGCAAAAATATCATTCACATGAGTTTCTGGAATTGCATATAAATAAACATCTCTAAATATTCCTGAAAATCTCCAAAAATCTTGATCTTCAATCCAACTTGCACTACTTCTTTTATAAACCTCTACTGCAAGTTTGTTTTCTCCTTCTTTTAAGTATTCTGTAATGTCAAATTCTGATGGAGTAAAAGTATCTTCACTATACCCTACAAACTTACCATTAACCCATACATAAAATGCTGTTTCAACACCTTGAAATGATATAAAAGTCTGCTTGTTTTTAAGTTCCTCTTTAACATTAAAGAACTTCACATAACTTCCTACAGGATTATAAGTCTTTGAAACATGAGGTGGTCTTAATTCATCGTGACCTTCCCAAGGGTACATTGTGTTAATATATTGGCATTTATCATAGCCTTGAAGTTGAATATGACCTGGAACTTCAATATAATTAAAACCACTTACATCAAAGTCTTCCTTATAAAAATCTTTAATTCTAAGAGATGGATTTTCACTATACGCAAATCTCCAATTGCCATTTAAATTTTGTTTAAGAATCATATTTTCTTCTAACTTAACATGCTCCATCTTTTCATAAAACCAATGATCTGAATGCGCATCTATTCTGTTCACTCTAAAAACTTCTGGATCTTCCAGCCAATCTAATGTTGGTTTAATTTCTCTCATTTTTTCCACTCGCTTTCTCATATTGAAACTTATATTTTAAATTTGTATTTATATTATTGCTTTAATTTTTACAGTTCGTCCTGTATAACGTTTTCATGTTTATTTTATATGTATTTTACTAAAAAATCAATATATTTTACTAAAATTTTACCAAACAAAAAAACAGCTACATTTTATTCTGTAACTGTTTTTTGCTTATTTATCTATTAATACACTAATTAATATTCTATATAATATACTATTGTTTCATATGATCTTAAACTGAACATTTTTTTCTATAGTGACCAAAACAATATAAGTCTGAATTACTAACTATTCATTTATATTTTAAACTTGTTCTGTTGCTCAATCATTTTTTTAGTCATATCTGTTAAAGCAATGGCTGTTGATGCTACTACATTGGATAGATTATTCATCTCATCTGTCGAAGCTGTTATCTCTTCTGACGATGCAGATATTTCCTCCGCTATGGCAGATGCACTTTCTATCTTATCTAATATATCATTCTTATCTTTCCCAACTTCTATAGCAGATCTATTTATAGATTGTACCTTTGGAATTATGATTGTAACTGCATTAATTATTTCTTCAAAAGACTCCATCGTTTTATTTATAATCTCAACTTGACTCTCAAGTTCTGTTTTCATATCATTAGTATTTTCTGTGATAATATTAGTATCTTTAGAAATATCACATATTAAATTAGTAATATTATCTGATGAAATTTTTGTTTGTTCAGCTAAAGTTCTTACTTCATTTGCTACTACTGCAAATCCTTTTCCCGCTTCACCAGCATTTGCTGCTTCTATAGAAGCATTTAATGCTAATAAATTAGTTTGATCTGCAATTGAATTGATTATATTAACAATATTATTTACTTCTTTTATATTATTACTAAAATTAAGTATTTTATTTGATAAATTTTTAAATGATATACCAATGCCATTTACAGCATTCATTAATAACTTCATAGTAGAATTACTATTGTTTGCAAGTTCACTCATTGATAAAGCATTTTTATCTACATCTTTAATATTATTTACTATGTCTTCAAGCTTATTATTAAAGATATTTAAAATTGAAGTAATTTCTATCAAATCATTCGCTTGTGAACCTATTCCATTTGCAACCTCCTCAATTGAATTAGCTATATTATTTGATGAAGATGCCATCTGTTGTGAAATATTTGATAAATTAGTTGAATCATTATCTATTATCACAGAACTATCTTTAGAAATTTTAATCATATCTTTAATTGAATTTTGCATTGTATGCATTGACTTTATCGTATCACCAATTTCATCGTTATAATTCAAATATTCTTCGTTTACTTCACTAGTAAAATCTCCAGTAGATAATATATTTAAAGATTCTGATGAATATTTAATTCTTTTAGATAATTTATGAGCAATAAAATAAATTATGAAAATCCCAATAATTAAAAATATTAGTGAATATATAGCTATAGAAATTTTTAAAGAATCAAGTTCTGATAAAAGTTCTGATTTATCTAATATAACTACTATCGACCAATTTTCCTTTGGTACTGGTGCAAAACCTCCATATGCCTCTTTCCCATTAAAAGTATATGAACTTAAACCTGTTTCCCCAGCAATCATTCTCTTTTGCATAGCGGCTATATCATTAAGACTTGGATTTTTTTCAGCTTCTTTTATTGAATTATATTGATTCAACGGCATGCCTGGATCCATATAAGCAATACTATTGCTCTTACTATTTATCATATATGCACTTCCAGTTTTACCAAATGCAATCTTTTTTATCATATCACTTAGTTCCATTCCATCTCTTACAGAAACCAATACTCCTACAATTGAATTATCAGATTTCACTGGTACTGAATATGTAATAGTCATTGTAGTTTTATTTTCATTAACTACAGGATCATCTATATAATTTTCACCTGAAATAGATTTTTTAAAATAAATCGTATCTTTAATATTACCTGTTTCTCCATCACTATACGAGATATTACCATTAGCATCTGCATATCCCATTTTTATACTGCCATTTCTTTTTGATTCCATTTTTAATATATTAACTATCTTGTCTGAAGAATCATTGTTAATCAAAATACTTTCAGAAGTCACCTCCATGGAATCTAATTGTTTATCTAAATTAGCTTGTACAGTATTTGAAGCTTGAATAGCAATTTGAGGTAATGTTTTGGTTATATTAGAAACTAAAGCTTTAGAAGAATTTATATATGAAACAATTCCAAGTCCACTACTCACAACTAACAATATTGTACTTATTGTAATAATTAATTTTGCTTTTATAGTTTTTATATTCATTTTTATTCAACTCCTTTGTTATTTATTTGAATGTTCCTTAAATATCACTTTTCTTATTTAAATTTAAATCTCGCATTTTAATAAACAAACCTTTCAATGTAGCTAATGACATAGATATAGTTACTATCTCTTCTAATGATAGTACATTGAATCTCTCTAAAAAAGTTTCTTCAGACTCTGTAAGAATAGTTGAAATAAATTCTAAAGCTTTTGGCGATAGTGATAAATAAACTATTCTCTTATCTTTTGAATCTTGTTTTTTTATTAAGTATCCAAGATTATTAAGTGTATTTACACTTCTACTTATATTAGAAATTGGAATATTTAGTCTTTTACTTAACTTTGATGATGTAGTAGTACCTTCTAAATGAATAACATTTAAAATTTTTGAAAGCAAAGGACTAATTTCAGAATTACTAAGATCTGGTATAAGATCTGTAAATTCTATATTAAAAATTGTATAAAAATTGACTATATTTAGTATTAATTTTTGAAAATCTTCCTTATTCATAATAAATCTCCTTTGATAATGATTACTATTTAAAAAACATTATACCAAAATAGTTATCATTTGACAACTATTTTGAAATTAAAATTCTTAACATAATAATTTTTATAAAATATTCTATTATAAAATAATAAAAAGCACCTAATCATATAATTAAATGCTTTTATCATATACTAGACATAAGCAAAAAATAATAGACCAGTATGTTTACCTATTATTTTTTGCTTATGCATTAATTTTATTTTGAAGTACCGAAGTAAATTTTATAAAATAAAGAAAGACGCTGCTATTATGAAATATACCGCAAGAAGTTGTACTCCCTCCAGCCAGTTAGATTCTCCATCATTTGACACTCTGTTAACTATGAGCACTGCTACTATAAGTGCTATTAACTCAAATTGATTAAATATTATACTCATAGGCGTAAACAGTAAACTTAAGAATATTAACACTGGAGCTACAAATAATATTATTTGCAAACTAGATCCTATAGCAATTTCTAAAGCTACATCCATCTTGTTTTTCATTGCCATAACAACACCTGTACTATGCTCAGCTGCATTTCCTATTATAGGTATTATTATTATACCCACAAAAAATTCACTAAGCCCCAAACTTTTAGTTATAGATTCTATACCGCTTACTAAAAATTCACTTTCTATAGCTATTAATACTGTAGAAATAACTAATACTGATATTGCCTTTTTTAATGACCATTTAGCCGTAAGACCTTCCTCTTCAATATCAGCTGAATATATATCTTTATGAGTAAAGAATGAAAAAATCAAACTTAATATATATATCGCAATCATAACTATAGCAACAAAAATACTTAAACTTTCATATCTTGTATTTAGAAGTGCAACATCTACAGTATGTGTAAATAATGCTGGTATACATAGGCCAACAACAGCAAATAACAACATACTTGAAGAAACTTCAACAACTTTCTTGTTAAATGTTTGAGTTTTATGTTTCAACCCTCCAGCAAGCATACTTGCGCCAAGTACTAATAATACATTACCTATTACAGCACCAGCTATTGATGATTTAACAACTTCAAAAAGACCTTGTTTAAGAGCAAAAAATGATATTATAAGTTCAGTGGCATTTCCAAAGGTTCCATTTAAAAAGCCACCTATTTTAGGTCCAGAATAAAAAGAAATTTCCTCTGTACCTTCTCCCATAAGACCAGCCAACGGAACTATTGATAGTGCAGCTAATATAAACATTATAGATGATGATGCATGCATAAATTCTGCTATAAAGCTTATTGGTATAAATATAAGCATATACTTTAATACCTTCATAAAATTCTTACCTCCTTATTAAATTATGCTTTCCATAATTTAATCAAATTATTATATACGCATATAAATGCAATACACTCAAAATTATAAGATAATATTGGATTTTATGCTATCATTTATTGTAACTAATAATTTTATTTTAAAATATTAAGATGTTGATTTTAAAATAAAACTTTTATAATATTATAA
This genomic interval carries:
- a CDS encoding MarR family winged helix-turn-helix transcriptional regulator; its protein translation is MNKEDFQKLILNIVNFYTIFNIEFTDLIPDLSNSEISPLLSKILNVIHLEGTTTSSKLSKRLNIPISNISRSVNTLNNLGYLIKKQDSKDKRIVYLSLSPKALEFISTILTESEETFLERFNVLSLEEIVTISMSLATLKGLFIKMRDLNLNKKSDI
- a CDS encoding methyl-accepting chemotaxis protein yields the protein MNIKTIKAKLIITISTILLVVSSGLGIVSYINSSKALVSNITKTLPQIAIQASNTVQANLDKQLDSMEVTSESILINNDSSDKIVNILKMESKRNGSIKMGYADANGNISYSDGETGNIKDTIYFKKSISGENYIDDPVVNENKTTMTITYSVPVKSDNSIVGVLVSVRDGMELSDMIKKIAFGKTGSAYMINSKSNSIAYMDPGMPLNQYNSIKEAEKNPSLNDIAAMQKRMIAGETGLSSYTFNGKEAYGGFAPVPKENWSIVVILDKSELLSELDSLKISIAIYSLIFLIIGIFIIYFIAHKLSKRIKYSSESLNILSTGDFTSEVNEEYLNYNDEIGDTIKSMHTMQNSIKDMIKISKDSSVIIDNDSTNLSNISQQMASSSNNIANSIEEVANGIGSQANDLIEITSILNIFNNKLEDIVNNIKDVDKNALSMSELANNSNSTMKLLMNAVNGIGISFKNLSNKILNFSNNIKEVNNIVNIINSIADQTNLLALNASIEAANAGEAGKGFAVVANEVRTLAEQTKISSDNITNLICDISKDTNIITENTNDMKTELESQVEIINKTMESFEEIINAVTIIIPKVQSINRSAIEVGKDKNDILDKIESASAIAEEISASSEEITASTDEMNNLSNVVASTAIALTDMTKKMIEQQNKFKI
- a CDS encoding glycoside hydrolase family 2 TIM barrel-domain containing protein; protein product: MREIKPTLDWLEDPEVFRVNRIDAHSDHWFYEKMEHVKLEENMILKQNLNGNWRFAYSENPSLRIKDFYKEDFDVSGFNYIEVPGHIQLQGYDKCQYINTMYPWEGHDELRPPHVSKTYNPVGSYVKFFNVKEELKNKQTFISFQGVETAFYVWVNGKFVGYSEDTFTPSEFDITEYLKEGENKLAVEVYKRSSASWIEDQDFWRFSGIFRDVYLYAIPETHVNDIFAKTDLFDNFTNGKLNVDLKMIGNENSKIEAYLEDSDGNKVAQGYLKDKMGEILFANELTLSFDVNNVKLWSAEEPNLYTMYILVHKHDNSLVEVVMQKIGFRQFEMKDKIMCLNGKRIVFKGVNRHEFSARRGRSITKEDMLWDIKFIKQNNINAVRTSHYPNQSLWYRLCDEYGIYLIDETNLESHGSWQKMGKCDPEWNVPGSLPEWQSVVLDRANSMVERDKNHPSVLIWSCGNESYGGEDIFQMSEYFRKKDPSRLVHYEGIFWNREYEKTSDMESRMYAKAVEIEEYLSNDPKKPYISCEYMHSMGNSTGGMMKYTELEDKYLMYQGGFIWDYCDQALYRKAPSGKEVLSYGGDFTDRPTDYNFSGNGLVYANRVPSPKVMEVKYLYQNIKLIPDKNGVTIKNKTLFTNTDKYDLYYTIEKEGQLLQQGKINVSVVPGEDKYVELPFEDFKALKEKYINEDFINEFVFTVSLRLKEDTLWANKGHEIAFGQSVIKEDKNNVVRKSTSKIKVIHGDVNIGVHGKDFKVIFSKQEGGIVSLRYGKKEFITRTPKTFYWRATTDNDRGNKHEFRCAQWLSATMCQKYVDFSMDEQEDKVLLYYTYELPTVPSTSVKIIYEIAEDGIIKVNIAYKGVKGLPELPVLGMNFRLLAEFNSFVWYGMGPDENYIDRSEGAKLGVFKSTHLENLSKYLVPQECGNRTGTRWVKVQNEKGEGLKFSYNKAPFEFSVLPYNNIELENALHEEELPPVNYTNVNIIGKQMGVGGDDSWGAPVLNEFCIDSSKDLEYSFIISNVN
- the cax gene encoding calcium/proton exchanger gives rise to the protein MKVLKYMLIFIPISFIAEFMHASSSIMFILAALSIVPLAGLMGEGTEEISFYSGPKIGGFLNGTFGNATELIISFFALKQGLFEVVKSSIAGAVIGNVLLVLGASMLAGGLKHKTQTFNKKVVEVSSSMLLFAVVGLCIPALFTHTVDVALLNTRYESLSIFVAIVMIAIYILSLIFSFFTHKDIYSADIEEEGLTAKWSLKKAISVLVISTVLIAIESEFLVSGIESITKSLGLSEFFVGIIIIPIIGNAAEHSTGVVMAMKNKMDVALEIAIGSSLQIILFVAPVLIFLSLLFTPMSIIFNQFELIALIVAVLIVNRVSNDGESNWLEGVQLLAVYFIIAASFFIL